The proteins below are encoded in one region of Apium graveolens cultivar Ventura chromosome 4, ASM990537v1, whole genome shotgun sequence:
- the LOC141718451 gene encoding uncharacterized protein LOC141718451, whose product MSFGLTNAPAAFMDLMNRVFKKYLDVSEEEYAEHLRIVLEILRKEKLYAKFSKCEFWLKEFQFLGHVISKEGFLVDLAKIEAVSNWEQPTTPTDVRSFIGLAGKLKEYELRYPTHDLELAAIVFALKMWRHYLHGEKYEIYTDQKSLKYIFTQKELNMRQRRWLELIKDYDCKIMYHPGKANMVADALSQCERLKRITTSEDLIREFDRLEIEVKVTEQGMEGLYEMVMHPELLEKIRRCQEQVMSENKELVTGEEAKCDPDENGIRRHTYRIWVPNVQELRMKSCTKDITPGTLSIQEALKCILPCKYRDAPVRTLYGRRCRSPLYWDEVGERKLLGPDLVQRTRDVVELLRGRLAAAQDRQRKYADLARKNKEYEVGDQVFLIVSPWKGLMRFGKKGKLSRYIGSFEILRWIGPMAYELYLPPNLQQVHNVFHVSMLRKYNADDKHIMEHEKVDLQQDMSYVEQPVEIIDRKERVLQNKSVKLVRVLWRYHNIEESTWELKSHMQEKCPYLFVD is encoded by the exons ATGTCGTTTGGTCTGACTAACGCGCctgcagctttcatggatctgatgaacagagtctTTAAGAAGTACCTAGACGT ATCGGAGGAAGAATATGCTGAACACCTCAGGATAGTGTTGGAAATTCTACGAAAAGaaaagttgtatgccaaattctccAAGTGCGAATTTTGGCTAAAAGAATTCCAGTTTTTGGGACATGTGATTAGCAAGGAAGGATTTCTAGTAGATCTCGCAAAGATAGAAGCTGTCTCCAATTGGGAACAACCAACCACACCCACCGATGTACGAAGCTTTATCGGATTAGCCGG GAAACTGAAGGAGTACGAGCTGAGATACCCTACCCATGACCTAGAACTAGCCGctatagtgtttgccctgaagaTGTGGAGACACTACTTACACGGAGAGAAATATGAGATCTATACTGACCAAAAGAGTCttaagtatatcttcacccaaaAAGAGCTAAATatgaggcagagaaggtggttagaattaatcaaggattacgattgcaAGATCATGTATCACCCGGGGaaggccaatatggtggccgACGCCCTTAGCCAATGTGAGAGATTAAAGAGGATAACCACGTCTGAGGATTTGATCCGAGAATTTGATAGACTAGAGATTGAGGTCAAGGTTACCGAACAAGGAATGGAAGGACTGTATGAGATGGTCATGCACCCAGAATTACTAGAAAAGATTAGGCGATGTCAAGAACAAGTGATGAGTGAAAATAAGGAGTTGGTGACCGGAGAGGAGGCCAAGTGTGATCCGGACGAGAATGGAATTAGGAGACATACCTACCGAATATGGGTCCCTAACGTCCAAGAGTTAAGGATGAAATCTTGCACGAAGGACATAACACCAGGTACACTGTCCATCCAGGAAGCACTAAAATGTATC CTACCATGCAAGTATAGGGATGCCCCCGTACGAACGCTGTATGGACGAAGGTGTCGTTCACCCTTatattgggatgaggttggtgaaAGGAAGTTGCTAGGTCCCGACTTAGTGCAAAGGACAAGGGACGTAGTGGAATTGCTCAGAGGACGTCTAGCGGCAGCCCAAGACCGGCAGCGTAAATATGCCGACTTAGCACGGAAGAATAAAGAATACGAAGTAGGTGATCAGGTGTTTTTGAtagtgtcaccatggaaaggattgatgagattcggaaagaaggGGAAGTTGAGTCGATATATTggatcttttgagattttgagatggaTAGGACCCATGGCGTACGAGTTATACTTACCTCCAAACCTCCAACAggttcataatgtttttcatgtgtcaatgttgaGGAAATATAACGCGGATGACAAGCATATAATGGAGCATGAAAAAGTGGACCTTCAACAAGATatgtcctatgtggaacaacctgtCGAGATCATTGACCGGAAGGAGCGAGTACTCCAGAACAAGAGTGTCAAGCTAGTCAGAGTTCTGTGGAGATATCACAACATCGAAGAGTCAACATGGGAGTTAAAAAGCCACATGCAAGAAAAGTGCCCCTATCTATTTGTGGACTGA